From the genome of Desulfomicrobium apsheronum, one region includes:
- a CDS encoding aspartate kinase, with the protein MKAKVRVEKIGGTSMSRFPQIIDNIILRNPADIFGRIYIVSAYGGVTNELLEHKKTGQPGIYQLFRQQENYARKMLALRDTLFELNKTFVPAGLDLAAANEFVDDHIDLAINILRSMDNVLASGYVSRTALFLAARELLASLGEMHSAFNSANILQNRGYDATFVDLSGWEDSRQLTIDERIRASFEGIDPFSTICFATGYTKGTEGIMREFDRGYSEVTFSKVAVILGASEAIIHKEYHLCSGDPVLIGEKNIHPVCNTNFDVADQLADVGMEAIHPKASKPLEVNDIPIRIKNAFDPDHSGTLITKDFIAPESMVEIVTGSEKVTCLEVHDTRMVGEVGFDLRILQVLAKHDISYISKATNANTIGMIINDRDCRPEMIAELQDRFEQITLQKVAIVCAIGSNIGQPGIMAKAASALATDGINILAVSQTARQTNMQFVVERSQFAKAQVALHKALCMTGPRACTV; encoded by the coding sequence ATGAAAGCTAAAGTTCGTGTTGAAAAGATCGGCGGAACATCCATGTCGCGGTTCCCGCAGATCATCGACAATATCATTCTTCGCAATCCTGCCGACATTTTTGGCCGGATCTACATTGTCTCCGCCTACGGTGGGGTCACCAACGAGCTGCTGGAGCACAAGAAAACCGGTCAGCCCGGCATTTACCAGCTCTTCCGGCAGCAGGAAAACTACGCCAGGAAGATGCTCGCCCTGCGCGACACCCTCTTCGAGCTGAACAAGACCTTTGTGCCCGCAGGACTCGATCTGGCCGCCGCCAATGAATTCGTCGACGATCACATCGATCTGGCCATAAACATCCTGCGCAGCATGGATAACGTGCTGGCCTCGGGTTACGTTTCACGCACGGCCCTGTTCCTGGCGGCGCGCGAACTGCTGGCGTCCCTGGGCGAAATGCACAGCGCCTTCAACTCCGCCAACATTCTGCAGAATCGCGGTTACGACGCCACCTTCGTGGATCTGAGCGGCTGGGAAGACAGCCGGCAGTTGACCATCGACGAGCGCATCAGAGCCAGCTTCGAAGGCATCGATCCCTTCTCGACCATCTGCTTCGCCACCGGCTACACCAAGGGCACAGAAGGCATCATGCGCGAATTCGACCGGGGCTATTCGGAGGTCACGTTCTCCAAGGTCGCGGTGATATTGGGCGCGAGCGAAGCCATCATCCACAAGGAGTATCACCTCTGTTCCGGAGATCCGGTGCTCATCGGCGAGAAAAACATCCATCCGGTCTGCAACACCAACTTCGACGTGGCCGACCAGTTGGCCGACGTTGGAATGGAGGCCATCCACCCCAAGGCGTCCAAGCCGCTGGAAGTCAACGACATCCCCATCCGGATCAAGAACGCCTTTGATCCGGACCACAGCGGCACGCTCATCACCAAGGACTTCATCGCACCCGAGTCCATGGTCGAGATCGTGACCGGCTCCGAGAAAGTCACCTGCCTGGAAGTGCACGACACGCGCATGGTCGGCGAGGTCGGCTTTGACCTGCGCATCCTGCAGGTGCTGGCCAAGCATGACATTTCCTATATCAGCAAGGCCACCAACGCCAACACCATCGGCATGATCATCAATGATCGCGACTGCCGCCCCGAGATGATCGCAGAATTGCAGGACAGATTCGAGCAGATCACCCTGCAGAAGGTGGCCATCGTCTGCGCCATCGGCTCCAACATCGGCCAGCCCGGCATCATGGCCAAGGCTGCCAGCGCACTGGCAACCGACGGGATCAACATCCTGGCCGTCTCGCAGACCGCCCGCCAGACCAACATGCAGTTCGTGGTCGAACGCAGCCAATTCGCCAAGGCCCAGGTTGCGCTGCACAAGGCTCTGTGCATGACTGGCCCGAGAGCCTGCACCGTCTGA
- a CDS encoding extracellular solute-binding protein, whose amino-acid sequence MKHLFLLVLLLGTVLPASAGDSFHALAMNGQPRYPADFSHFDYANPDAPKGGQVRLAATGTFDSFNPFIVKGNSADGLGLLFDTLTEQSLDEPFTEYGLLADRIEVAKDRSSMTFHLREGARFHDGSPVTAQDVAFTFKILVEQGNPHYAQYYADVERVHVADAQTVTFVFKPGSSQELPLILGQLPVLSEASWKGRDFSASSLDIPVGSGPYRIGEFKAGQRLTFVRDPEYWGRDLPVNKGRHNFDTIIYDYYRDLTVTLEAFKAGEYDFRQEYNSKQWATGYTGPAVNAGLIRTENIPHKLSQGMQAFVFNSRRDIFSDPLVRKALNFAFDFEWSNKSLFYGQYARSTSFFSNSDMASSGLPSEQEKELLKPLDLPEEVSTQSFSLPVSDGSGNIRDNLREAAGLLRQAGWSVQDGKLVKDGKPFVFEMLLVQPDFERVVLPFQRNLTRLGITMSVRMVDTSQYLERLRGFDFDMIVSSFPQSLSPGNEQRSFWHSASADMPGSRNYCGIKSPAIDALVDLVIAAPDREALILRCKALDRALLWGWYVIPHWHATSWRVAYWDKFGRPETLADYGLDFQSWWIDPEKERGLADRRGRLGLK is encoded by the coding sequence ATGAAGCATCTTTTTCTTCTTGTCCTTCTCCTTGGTACTGTCCTGCCTGCGTCGGCAGGGGATTCTTTTCACGCCCTGGCCATGAACGGCCAGCCCCGCTATCCTGCGGATTTCAGCCATTTCGACTACGCCAATCCCGACGCGCCCAAGGGCGGGCAGGTACGACTGGCCGCGACGGGCACCTTCGACAGCTTCAATCCCTTCATCGTCAAAGGCAACTCCGCCGACGGCCTGGGACTTCTTTTCGACACCCTGACCGAACAGTCCCTCGACGAGCCCTTTACCGAATACGGCCTGCTGGCCGATCGGATCGAGGTGGCCAAGGACCGCTCCTCCATGACCTTCCATCTGCGCGAGGGGGCCCGGTTTCATGACGGCAGTCCGGTCACGGCGCAGGATGTGGCCTTTACCTTCAAAATCCTCGTGGAGCAGGGCAACCCCCATTACGCCCAGTATTATGCCGACGTGGAGCGGGTTCACGTTGCCGATGCGCAAACCGTGACCTTTGTCTTCAAGCCGGGCAGCAGTCAGGAACTCCCGCTTATCCTTGGGCAGTTGCCGGTACTGTCCGAAGCGTCCTGGAAGGGTCGGGATTTTTCCGCCTCAAGCCTGGACATTCCCGTGGGCAGCGGCCCGTACCGCATCGGCGAATTCAAGGCAGGACAGCGCCTGACCTTTGTTCGCGATCCGGAATATTGGGGCCGCGATCTGCCGGTGAACAAGGGACGGCATAATTTCGACACCATCATTTATGATTACTATCGCGATCTGACCGTGACCCTGGAGGCCTTCAAGGCCGGAGAGTACGATTTTCGCCAGGAATACAATTCCAAGCAGTGGGCCACGGGCTACACCGGCCCGGCTGTGAATGCCGGGCTGATCCGCACCGAGAACATTCCGCACAAGCTCTCGCAAGGCATGCAGGCCTTCGTCTTCAACAGCCGCCGCGACATTTTTTCCGACCCTCTGGTGCGCAAGGCGCTCAATTTCGCCTTCGATTTCGAGTGGAGCAACAAGAGCCTCTTTTATGGACAGTACGCCCGCTCAACGAGCTTTTTCTCCAATTCCGACATGGCTTCCTCCGGTCTGCCTTCGGAACAGGAGAAAGAGCTGCTGAAACCCCTGGACCTGCCCGAGGAAGTGAGCACGCAGTCGTTCTCCCTGCCGGTCAGCGACGGCAGCGGCAACATTCGCGACAATCTTCGCGAGGCTGCGGGGCTTTTGCGTCAGGCCGGGTGGAGCGTCCAGGATGGCAAGTTGGTCAAGGACGGCAAGCCCTTCGTCTTCGAGATGCTGCTGGTGCAACCCGATTTCGAGCGCGTGGTCCTGCCGTTCCAGCGCAACCTCACGCGGCTTGGCATCACCATGAGCGTACGCATGGTGGACACTTCGCAGTATCTGGAGCGGCTGCGCGGCTTCGATTTCGACATGATAGTGTCCAGCTTCCCCCAGTCTCTGTCTCCGGGCAACGAACAGCGCTCCTTCTGGCATTCCGCCTCGGCGGACATGCCCGGTTCGCGCAATTATTGCGGCATCAAGAGTCCGGCCATCGACGCCTTGGTCGATCTGGTCATCGCCGCTCCGGACCGCGAGGCGCTCATCCTGCGCTGCAAGGCCCTGGACCGCGCCCTCTTGTGGGGCTGGTACGTCATCCCGCACTGGCACGCCACGTCCTGGCGAGTGGCTTATTGGGATAAGTTCGGGCGGCCGGAGACGCTGGCTGATTACGGTCTTGATTTTCAATCCTGGTGGATCGACCCGGAGAAAGAGCGGGGACTCGCGGACAGGCGCGGGCGGCTGGGGCTCAAGTAG
- a CDS encoding microcin C ABC transporter permease YejB has translation MLTYILRRLALIIPTLLGILTLNFFIIQAAPGGPVEQMIARLQGLDVAAAARVSGSGGETAGANVSAQASSKSAYRGAQGLDPDVVLRIERMYGFDKPLWERYVQMLKNYATFDLGESFFRSKGVLELIGEKIPVSLSLGLWSTLIIYTLSIPLGIMKAVRHGSRFDIWTSTFMIVGNAIPVFLFAILLVVLFAGGSYLNWFPLRGLTSPGWADFSLLDKILDYFWHLALPVTAMVIGGFATLTMLTKNSFLDEIGKQYVTTARAKGQTEGRILYRHVFRNAMLLIIAGFPAAFISMFFTGSLLIEVIFSLDGLGLLGFEATINRDYPVMFGSLYIFTLIGLFTKLLSDLTYMLVDPRIDFGAREER, from the coding sequence ATGCTCACCTACATCCTGCGCCGCCTGGCACTCATCATTCCGACCCTGCTTGGCATCCTGACGCTCAATTTCTTTATTATCCAGGCCGCGCCCGGCGGGCCGGTGGAGCAGATGATCGCCCGGTTGCAGGGGCTGGACGTTGCCGCCGCCGCGCGGGTCAGCGGATCGGGAGGGGAAACGGCCGGGGCGAATGTCTCAGCGCAGGCGTCCTCCAAGTCCGCCTATCGCGGAGCCCAGGGCCTTGATCCTGACGTGGTGCTGCGCATCGAGCGCATGTACGGTTTCGACAAGCCCCTGTGGGAGCGGTACGTCCAGATGCTGAAGAATTACGCGACGTTCGACCTGGGGGAAAGTTTTTTTCGCAGCAAGGGCGTGCTTGAACTCATCGGCGAAAAGATCCCCGTGTCCCTGTCGCTCGGGCTGTGGAGCACGCTCATCATCTACACCCTGTCCATTCCGCTTGGCATCATGAAGGCCGTGCGCCACGGGTCGCGATTCGACATCTGGACCAGCACGTTCATGATCGTAGGCAACGCCATCCCGGTTTTTCTGTTCGCCATCCTGCTCGTGGTCCTCTTCGCGGGCGGCAGCTACTTGAACTGGTTCCCCCTGCGCGGCCTGACATCTCCGGGCTGGGCCGATTTTTCGCTCCTGGACAAGATCCTGGATTATTTCTGGCATCTGGCCCTGCCCGTCACGGCCATGGTCATCGGCGGCTTCGCGACCCTGACCATGCTGACCAAGAACTCCTTCCTGGACGAGATCGGCAAGCAGTACGTGACCACGGCCCGCGCCAAGGGCCAGACCGAAGGGCGCATTCTGTACCGTCACGTCTTCCGCAACGCCATGCTGCTCATCATCGCCGGTTTTCCAGCGGCCTTCATTTCCATGTTCTTCACAGGCTCGCTTCTGATTGAGGTCATCTTTTCCCTGGACGGCCTGGGCCTCCTGGGCTTCGAGGCGACCATCAACCGGGACTATCCGGTCATGTTCGGGTCTCTCTACATTTTCACCCTGATCGGTCTTTTCACCAAGCTGCTCTCGGACCTGACCTATATGCTGGTCGATCCGCGCATCGATTTCGGCGCACGGGAGGAGCGATGA